The following are from one region of the Anomaloglossus baeobatrachus isolate aAnoBae1 chromosome 1, aAnoBae1.hap1, whole genome shotgun sequence genome:
- the GPX8 gene encoding putative glutathione peroxidase 8 isoform X1, giving the protein METLPPPYPLKCSSPKAKVFLVFFSMVACTAVLFILQLKFLKPRGKDFYSYEVKDSKGRTVSLSKYRGKASLVVNVASACQHTDANYRGLQELQREFGPSHFNVLAFPCNQFGDSEPNSNKEIDAFAKGNYGVTFPIFNKIKILGSEAEPAFRFLVDSTKKEPRWNFWKYLVNPQGQVLKTWRPEDPVENIREDVASIVREIIKRKKEDL; this is encoded by the exons ATGGAGACTCTGCCTCCTCCTTATCCCTTAAAATGTTCTTCCCCAAAAGCTAAAGTATTTCTCGTCTTCTTCTCCATGGTGGCATGCACGGCGGTTCTATTTATTTTACAGTTAAAATTCTTGAAACCCAGAGGAAAAGATTTCTACTCCTATGAAGTGAAGGATTCCAAGGGGAGAACGGTATCACTGAGCAAATACAGAGGCAAA GCGTCTCTGGTTGTAAACGTGGCGAGCGCCTGTCAGCACACGGATGCAAACTACAGAGGGCTACAAGAACTACAGAGGGAGTTTGGGCCATCCCACTTTAATGTCCTCGCTTTCCCCTGCAATCAATTTGGGGATTCTGAGCCTAATTCAAATAAAGAAATAGATGCCTTTGCTAAAGGAAACTATGGAGTAACATTCCCAATATTCAACAAAATAAAGATTCTGGGCTCGGAGGCAGAACCTGCGTTCAGGTTCCTTGTAG ATTCAACTAAGAAAGAACCAAGATGGAACTTTTGGAAATATTTGGTCAACCCTCAAGGTCAAGTCCTGAAAACCTGGAGACCTGAGGATCCTGTGGAAAATATACGAGAAGATGTGGCTTCTATTGTAAGAGAAATCATTAAGAGGAAAAAGGAAGACCTTTGA
- the GPX8 gene encoding putative glutathione peroxidase 8 isoform X2, which yields METLPPPYPLKCSSPKAKVFLVFFSMVACTAVLFILQLKFLKPRGKDFYSYEVKDSKGRTVSLSKYRGKIQLRKNQDGTFGNIWSTLKVKS from the exons ATGGAGACTCTGCCTCCTCCTTATCCCTTAAAATGTTCTTCCCCAAAAGCTAAAGTATTTCTCGTCTTCTTCTCCATGGTGGCATGCACGGCGGTTCTATTTATTTTACAGTTAAAATTCTTGAAACCCAGAGGAAAAGATTTCTACTCCTATGAAGTGAAGGATTCCAAGGGGAGAACGGTATCACTGAGCAAATACAGAGGCAAA ATTCAACTAAGAAAGAACCAAGATGGAACTTTTGGAAATATTTGGTCAACCCTCAAGGTCAAGTCCTGA